The sequence below is a genomic window from uncultured Stenotrophomonas sp..
GGCGCAGCGCCGATTCCCACGGCGTCAGCCCCATCGGCCCGCCGATCCAGGCTGCGGCGATGCCCCAGTTGGCGGCCAGCGCGATCAATGCGGTCGCCAGCAGCGCGACGGCCACGCGCAGCCTGCCGCCGCGCAGCGTGCCCAGGCGCAGCATCCACGCCGCTTCCAGCGCGGCGATGATTGCCATCCAGCCCGCGTGGGTGCCTGTGGCCAGGGCAGCCAGCAGCCAGGCGATGGCAACGGTGAGGCTTCCCAGCAGCAACAGCGGCGGCCAGAGCCAGTGCTGGGTGCGGCCGGCCGGCGGCGTGGAAAGAGGGGCCATGAGCGTTCCGCGAAAGGGCGTGCAGCATAGCGTTTCGGCGCCAAGGGCGCCCAGTCGGATAAAATGGAGCCCTTGCCGGTCGTTCCGGCGCCCCATATCGCACGCCATGTACTCCCGCAGCAGCGAACCCGTCCACTTCGAACGCGATTGCCCGGCCGTGATGGTGCCGCAGGGCGACAGCGTGACCCTCCCCGCCGGCAGCTACGGTTACATCACCCAGGCGCTGGGCGGCAGCTATACGGTGTTCGTCGAGGGCAACCTGTTCCGCATCGCCGGCAAGGACGGCGATGCCATCGGCAAGGAGGTGACGGGGGGGCTCGACCTGCCCGAGGACGCCGGCGACGAGGACGTTGAAAAACTGGTCTGGCAGCAACTGCGGACCTGCTTCGATCCGGAGATCCCGTTCAACATCGTCGACCTCGGGTTGATCTACGAAGTCGACATCAAGCACTTGGACGATGGCCAGCGCGAGGTGGACGTCAAGATGACGCTGACCGCGGCCGGTTGCGGCATGGGCGAGATCCTGGTCGACGACGTGCGCAGCAAGCTGGAGATGATCCCGACCGTGGCCCAGGCCGATGTCGATCTGGTGTTCGACCCGCCGTGGGGCAAGCACATGATGTCCGAGGCGGCGCGGCTCGAAACCGGCATGCTGTAAGGTCCCAACTGGCCGGTTTGCATGCAGGCCGGCTTCAAACCCGCAATCTGGAAGGAATTACCGGTGTCCCAGTCCCTGAGTTTCCACGTCACCCGTTCGGACCACCCGCGCAGCGCGGAAGAGCGCACCAAGGTCCTGGAAAAGCCGGGCTTCGGCCTGCACTTCACCGACCACATGGTGGCCGTGCGCTGGGACAAGGACACCGGCTGGCATGACGCCGAAGTGATGCCCTACGGCCCGATCGCGCTGGACCCGGCCGCGGCGGTGCTGCACTACGGGCAGGAAATCTTCGAGGGCATCAAGGCCTACCGCCATGCCGACGGCTCGGTGTGGACCTTCCGCCCGGAAGCCAACGGCCGCCGCCTGCAGCGCTCGGCCGCGCGGCTGGCGCTGCCGGAACTGCCGGTGGAAATCTTCGTCGAGTCGCTGAAGCAACTGGTTGCGCTGGACAAGGACTGGGTGTCCGATGCCGACGAGGCGAGCCTGTACTTCCGTCCGTTCATGATCGGCGACGAGGCCTTCCTCGGGGTGCGCGGCGCGCACAAGGCCAGCTACTACGTGATCGCCAGCCCGGCCGGCCCGTACTTCGCCAAGGGCGTGGCGCCGGTGGCGATCTGGTTGTCCACCGACTACGCGCGTGCGGCCAAGGGCGGTACCGGCGCGGCCAAGTGCGGCGGCAACTACGCCGCGTCCCTGCTGCCGCAGCAGCAGGCGCAGGCGCAGGGCTGCTCGCAGGTGCTGTTCCTCGACCCGGTGGAGGGCAAGTACCTCGAAGAACTGGGCGGCATGAACGTGTTCCTGGTCTACGGCAAGGACAACAAGCTGGT
It includes:
- a CDS encoding conserved membrane hypothetical protein (Evidence 4 : Homologs of previously reported genes of unknown function), with the protein product MAPLSTPPAGRTQHWLWPPLLLLGSLTVAIAWLLAALATGTHAGWMAIIAALEAAWMLRLGTLRGGRLRVAVALLATALIALAANWGIAAAWIGGPMGLTPWESALRLGPHLAWTLIGLGNGVGGALWLLAGLLLAWWLAR
- a CDS encoding conserved hypothetical protein (Evidence 4 : Homologs of previously reported genes of unknown function); the protein is MYSRSSEPVHFERDCPAVMVPQGDSVTLPAGSYGYITQALGGSYTVFVEGNLFRIAGKDGDAIGKEVTGGLDLPEDAGDEDVEKLVWQQLRTCFDPEIPFNIVDLGLIYEVDIKHLDDGQREVDVKMTLTAAGCGMGEILVDDVRSKLEMIPTVAQADVDLVFDPPWGKHMMSEAARLETGML
- the ilvE gene encoding Branched-chain-amino-acid aminotransferase, with the translated sequence MQAGFKPAIWKELPVSQSLSFHVTRSDHPRSAEERTKVLEKPGFGLHFTDHMVAVRWDKDTGWHDAEVMPYGPIALDPAAAVLHYGQEIFEGIKAYRHADGSVWTFRPEANGRRLQRSAARLALPELPVEIFVESLKQLVALDKDWVSDADEASLYFRPFMIGDEAFLGVRGAHKASYYVIASPAGPYFAKGVAPVAIWLSTDYARAAKGGTGAAKCGGNYAASLLPQQQAQAQGCSQVLFLDPVEGKYLEELGGMNVFLVYGKDNKLVTPALSGSILEGITRASILQLARDRGMTVEERKVTIDEWKQGVASGEITEVFACGTAAVITPIGQLKGEGFSVGDLDVPAGEVTMSLRKELTDIQYGRLPDRHGWLVRLDG